DNA from Brachyspira aalborgi:
ATTTACATAAATTATCGTATCCTTCTTTATCTTTAGCAAGTGCAATTAAATGCATAGCGCTCTTTTCTTCAGAACCTTCAACTTTTTTATCGAATCTAGTTTTTGGTGCTACATATAATTCGCAGCCTATAATTGGAATTATGCCTTTATCTTTCGCTTCTGAAAAGAATTCCATAACGCCAAACATATTTCCATGGTCGGTTATTGCTATTGCGGGCATATTCAATTCTTTAGCTCTGTCTATTAAACCTGGAATAAGCATTTTCTTTTTATCTCTTTTTGAATATAACGATTTTATACGAGACGCTCCGTCAAGTATTGAATATTGCGTATGAACATGTAAATGAACAAATGACATAAAAACCCCTTTTTAGTTATTTATATTTTATACTGAATTATGTTAAATAGCAAGTTTAAAATATATTATTGTTAGTTAATTATCTTAAATACACTATATTCATTTACGGTATTTTTATAGATAAAATTAATATAGTTTATATAAAACAAATTATTAAATTTTTAATTCATAATAAAAATATTGAAAAAATAAAAAAAATTGTTATAATATAAATAGATATTACGATACTATTAATATTATCATAAAAAGTAAGAGAGAAGGAAATAATATATGACTACAAATACCATAAAATTTATGGATGTGAGATTTATAAATCCTTTCATAGTTTCTTTAGTTTCAATATTTAAAGAAATGGCGGGAATAACTATGGAAAAAGGAACTTTAGTAAAAGGACAGGGAAGAAAACTCTTTTCAGGTTATGGCGTAGCTATAGGAATAGTAGGAGATGTAAACGGACAGGTTTTATACGAATTCCCAGAAAATTTTTCACAACTTCTAACGGAAAATCTTACCGAAAAAAAGCGTTCAGAATACGATTCTGAAGAAGAATTTGAAGATATGATGAGAAGCGTTATTAATGAAATAGGAAATACTATAAGCGGACTTGCAATAACAAAATTATCGGAAGAAGGAATAAGTTGCGATATTACTCCTCCTATATTATATTTCGGAAAAGAGATTCAAATTATACCGAAAAATCTAAAAACTATTATTATTCCTTTTCAATCAAATATAGGATTCGTCAGCGTTAATATAGCGATGGATATTTAATTTATAAATAATTTTTTTATTAAATGAAAAACATCGTTCTTTGCTTATTTATATCTATATCTATAGATTTAATCGCTTGTAATAATGATAAAAATGAAATAAACGAAAATATTTCAAATTCGGAAAAATCAAAACTTAAAGAATTAGAAATAAATAATAAATACAAAATAGAACCAAACGATTTGAGATTAAATTTATTAAGAGAATATACAAAAAAACATTATGGAGAAGCTTGTGTATATTTAAATAATCCTCAAATAATAGTGATTCATTCTACAGAAATAGAAAATCTTGAAATAGTTGTTAATATATTTAAAAACGATTTATTGATTGGCAGAACGGATATTGAGCTTGGAGGCGAAGTTAATGTTGGAACACATTTTATAATTGACACAAATGGAGAGATATATTCAAATACGCCTTTAGATTATATAGCGAGACATACGATTGGTTTTAATTATACGGCTATAAGCGTAGAAAATATAGGATTTGCAGACAATTTAACCGAAGAACAATTTAATTCAAATATTAAACTAATTAAATATTTAAAAAATAAATATAATAGTATAAAATATATTATCGGGCATTATGAATATAATAATAATTCTTTACCGCATTTTAATTTATATAAAGAATTGGATATTAATTATATTCATACAATAAAAATTGACCCTGGAACAAATTTTATGAATAGAATTAGGAATAAATTATATAATTATGGAAATTCTGATAATTTATTTAATTGAAATATTAATTATAATGATTTTTATAATGCTTTCCGCTCTTTTTTCGGGAAGCGAAACGGCATACACAACTATAGACGAAGTGACTTTAATGCGTCTTGTAAGAGAGAAAAAAATTAAAGAAGAAGACATGAAATATTGGGCTAAATCAAGCTCAATGATACCGACATTACTCGTTGGAAACAATATAGTCAATATTACGGCAAGTTCTATCGCTACTGTTTTAGCCATAAGAATAGCTCAAGCTCTGCCAAATTTTTCTGAAAATATTATGGTTACAATATCAACCGCTACTATAACCGTTCTTATTATAATATTCGGAGAAATTCTACCAAAAGTATTAATGAGAGTAAACGCCGAAAAAACTATTCCTTATCTTTTATATTTTATGAAAATATGCCATTTGATTTTTAAGCCGATAACTTTTTTAATGGATAAAATAACTACTTTTATAATGAATTATTTAGTTCCAAAAAAATTGAGAAATCCTGAAAAAAGAAGCGCTCTTGCAAGTATGGACGATATTGCCACAATAATAGATATGGGACATAAAGAAGGAATTATTAAAGAATCGACTCATGAATTATTAACGGGAGTAATTGATTTTAGAAGTAAAACCGTAGAAGATATAATGACGCCAAGAGTAGATATGGTTTGCATAGAAGCTGAAACCGATATAAACGATATAATTCAACTTACTGTAGAAACGGGACTTTCAAGATTTCCCGTATATGAAGAGACTATAGACCATATAATCGGAATATTTCATACTCGCTCGTTATTTAAAGATTATTTAAAATCGAATAAAAATACAAAAACAAAAAATAAAGCGATTGATTATATAATGCTTCCTTATTTTATTCCCGAAACAAAAACTATAAGCAGTTTATTTAACGATATGCAAAAAAAGAAATTGCAAATGGCTATAACGATTGACGAATACGGCGGAACTTCAGGGCTTGTAACTATGGAAGATATAGTAGAAGAGATTATGGGCGATATAGAAGACGAAAGCGATAAAAAAGAAGAAGATTTAATTAAATTTAAAGGCAAAAGAATAATAGTAAACGGCACGGCTTCAATAGAAGATATTAACGAAGTTTTAAATTGGAATATTGAAGAACATGAAGAATATCAAACTATAGCGGGTTATGTTATTGACAAATTAGACCATATTCCCGAAACTAACGAAAGATTAATATTAAACGGTTATAGAATAAGAATAATGAAAATTGAAGACAGAAGAATAATAGAAATGGAATTTACGCCTATAAAAAATATAAGAATTATTGAAACAAACGAAGAAGAAATTAAAAACATAGCAAACGAAAACAAAGAGGATAATATATAGTGAAGTTTAAATATATATTATTAATTTTATTTATAATATCTTTATTTAATTCATGCGATAAAAATAATATTTCTAAAAAAGAAGAAGTTAAATCTGCAAAGCTCGTTTTTGTAGGCGATATAATGACTCATCCAAATATAGTAAAATCGTTTGAAAATAAAGATATTCTTTTTGATTTGAAAGATTATTTAAAAGGCGATATTGTATTTGCAAATTTAGAATTTACTGTCGATACAAATAAACCGCCAATGCCTTATCCTGAATTTAACGGTTCAATAGAATATTTAAGATATTTTTTTAATTATTTTAATTTATTTTCTGTGGCAAATAATCATGCATACGACCAAGGAGCGCAAGCCGAAGCCGAAACTATAGCTGAAATTGAAAGAAATAATAAATTAATAATTGGAGGCTCTACGAATAGTAAAGATATAAAACCTTTGATAACCAATATTAATAATATTCCGATTTTTCTATCCGCTTATACAATGCTTGATAACGGAATAAGTTATAGAAGCAATGAAAACGGATATTTTTATTTTATGAATTTTTTTCCTAAAAAAGAAGATTTAATTGAAAAAATAAAAGACGATTTAAAATTAGCGACTAATAACGAATTAAAAATTATATCTCTTCATTTTGGTTTGGAATATACTACAAAACCCGAAGAAAAAACTATAGAAATTGCAAGAGATTTAATAGAAAACGGAGTCGATATAATAATAGGACATCATCCTCATGTTCCAAGATGTTCTGAAATATACGAAGGAACAAATCATAAAGGAATAATAATATATTCGCTTGGAAATTTTATATCGAGCCATAAAGGACGATTCCCATATTTGGACATTGGAACGATTTTATCTTTGGAAATAAAAGAAAATAAAGAAATTAATTTTGAATTTATGCCGACTTATTACGCTTTCTTTTATAAAAATAAATTAAGTAAAAATGATTTTGATTTTATAATTAAACCGATAAAAGAAAATCCCGATATTGAAATGCCGAAACTCAAAACAAATTATATTTATAGCAATTACGATACAAACGCGATAAAAAACGGTTATAAATTGATAAATGAATTTTATAGTAATTTGACGAATAATAATATTTCATTATGACGCTTTATTAAAATTATCTATTTTGTAAAATATTAAAATCATCTGTTGAATAATTTTTTATAATATAATTAGTAATGCCTTTAAAATAAGTTATTCATAAGATATAACTACAATAACATTTTTGAAGTATTCTACTAATTTTATAATTCTATATATTGACTTTTTTATTAAGAAAATATAAATTAAATTATAATTAAAATTAAGGATAGATATAATGGCAAAAGTGACAACTGAAGAAGAGCTTACAAATGCTATAAAAAATAATGAAGATACTATAGAAATAGAAGGCGACCTTTCTAAAAAAGCAATTAGAATTAAAGCCACAGGAAAAGTTGCATGGGTTGTAGCTATAGCGTCAACTATCGTAGCCGTAATAGGTATTTTACTTATTACAACTTCTGGCGGCAAAAATTTAATAGCATTAGGCTCTGGAACTGGAGCGGTATCTACTCTTGGAAGCAATACGACTATAGGCGCAATTATTATAATCATAGCTATAGCAGGCGCTGGAATTGGAATTCTTAATAAATTGCGTAAATACAGAATAGAAAAAGTTTCAGAAAAACACATTATTTTGCATAAAAAATAATTTATTTATAACTTTAATATTGAAAGATTACAATAAATTATTTGATAATCCTCAATATATTTTATCAAAATACTAAAAAATCAAAAGACAACTATTAATCTATAACTTTATCGCTGAAACTCTTAACAATTCTCAAATAGCAACTCT
Protein-coding regions in this window:
- a CDS encoding peptidoglycan recognition protein family protein, coding for MKNIVLCLFISISIDLIACNNDKNEINENISNSEKSKLKELEINNKYKIEPNDLRLNLLREYTKKHYGEACVYLNNPQIIVIHSTEIENLEIVVNIFKNDLLIGRTDIELGGEVNVGTHFIIDTNGEIYSNTPLDYIARHTIGFNYTAISVENIGFADNLTEEQFNSNIKLIKYLKNKYNSIKYIIGHYEYNNNSLPHFNLYKELDINYIHTIKIDPGTNFMNRIRNKLYNYGNSDNLFN
- a CDS encoding chemotaxis protein CheX, whose amino-acid sequence is MTTNTIKFMDVRFINPFIVSLVSIFKEMAGITMEKGTLVKGQGRKLFSGYGVAIGIVGDVNGQVLYEFPENFSQLLTENLTEKKRSEYDSEEEFEDMMRSVINEIGNTISGLAITKLSEEGISCDITPPILYFGKEIQIIPKNLKTIIIPFQSNIGFVSVNIAMDI
- a CDS encoding hemolysin family protein is translated as MEILIIYLIEILIIMIFIMLSALFSGSETAYTTIDEVTLMRLVREKKIKEEDMKYWAKSSSMIPTLLVGNNIVNITASSIATVLAIRIAQALPNFSENIMVTISTATITVLIIIFGEILPKVLMRVNAEKTIPYLLYFMKICHLIFKPITFLMDKITTFIMNYLVPKKLRNPEKRSALASMDDIATIIDMGHKEGIIKESTHELLTGVIDFRSKTVEDIMTPRVDMVCIEAETDINDIIQLTVETGLSRFPVYEETIDHIIGIFHTRSLFKDYLKSNKNTKTKNKAIDYIMLPYFIPETKTISSLFNDMQKKKLQMAITIDEYGGTSGLVTMEDIVEEIMGDIEDESDKKEEDLIKFKGKRIIVNGTASIEDINEVLNWNIEEHEEYQTIAGYVIDKLDHIPETNERLILNGYRIRIMKIEDRRIIEMEFTPIKNIRIIETNEEEIKNIANENKEDNI
- a CDS encoding CapA family protein — encoded protein: MKFKYILLILFIISLFNSCDKNNISKKEEVKSAKLVFVGDIMTHPNIVKSFENKDILFDLKDYLKGDIVFANLEFTVDTNKPPMPYPEFNGSIEYLRYFFNYFNLFSVANNHAYDQGAQAEAETIAEIERNNKLIIGGSTNSKDIKPLITNINNIPIFLSAYTMLDNGISYRSNENGYFYFMNFFPKKEDLIEKIKDDLKLATNNELKIISLHFGLEYTTKPEEKTIEIARDLIENGVDIIIGHHPHVPRCSEIYEGTNHKGIIIYSLGNFISSHKGRFPYLDIGTILSLEIKENKEINFEFMPTYYAFFYKNKLSKNDFDFIIKPIKENPDIEMPKLKTNYIYSNYDTNAIKNGYKLINEFYSNLTNNNISL